One genomic segment of Clostridium estertheticum subsp. estertheticum includes these proteins:
- a CDS encoding MBL fold metallo-hydrolase RNA specificity domain-containing protein, whose translation MKIQFYGAAKTVTGSCHILHINGKTVLLDCGLYQGKGEKVFANETFDFNPKEVDYVILSHAHIDHSGRIPLLYKMGFKGEILSTQATMDLCSIMLPDSGHIHESEVDWKNRKRKRQGLKTLEPLYTFKLAELSLSLFRAFPYDEMIDVFDGLKIRFRDAGHLLGSAIVELYMTEKDQEEVKLVYSGDLGNLNKSIIKDPTIINHTDYLIIETTYGNRVHPEIKEDLKALLKIIKETFARGGNVIIPSFAVGRTQEILYELNKYVENEDLLDIKVYIDSPLAIQATKVFESHNEDYDNEAKELVMKGEYPFRFDGLRFSVSANDSMEINKIQSNVIVISASGMCDAGRIKHHLKYNLWREESSIVFVGYQAEGTLGRNIVGGAKTVKIFGEQIAVKAHIYNLEGLSGHADRNGLFNWIEGFMDKPKEILLVHGDKEAQDSFKQLLDSKGYSARIVESGEEFYINEKANKVSKIEKTYGTDKAYKTYKADENLRKKLIKDIKAINNIEGLKKVDLLDIIKDIIYDEKESDNILK comes from the coding sequence ATGAAAATTCAATTCTATGGAGCAGCAAAAACTGTTACAGGTTCATGTCATATTTTACACATAAACGGAAAGACGGTTTTGCTTGATTGTGGTTTATATCAGGGCAAAGGTGAAAAAGTATTTGCAAATGAGACATTTGATTTTAATCCTAAAGAGGTAGATTATGTGATTTTATCACATGCCCATATAGATCATAGTGGAAGGATACCTCTACTTTATAAAATGGGATTTAAAGGAGAGATTTTATCAACGCAGGCGACAATGGATTTATGCAGTATTATGCTGCCTGATAGCGGGCACATTCATGAATCTGAGGTTGATTGGAAAAATAGAAAAAGAAAGCGTCAGGGATTAAAAACTTTAGAACCATTATATACATTTAAATTGGCAGAACTTTCTCTTTCACTTTTTAGAGCATTTCCCTACGATGAAATGATAGATGTTTTTGATGGGTTAAAAATAAGATTTAGAGATGCAGGCCATCTTTTGGGTTCAGCGATTGTTGAATTATATATGACTGAAAAGGATCAAGAAGAAGTAAAACTTGTATACAGTGGTGATTTAGGTAATTTAAATAAGTCAATTATAAAAGATCCAACCATTATTAATCATACTGATTACTTGATAATAGAGACCACATACGGCAACAGAGTTCATCCTGAGATTAAGGAAGATTTAAAGGCGTTATTAAAAATAATTAAGGAGACCTTTGCAAGAGGGGGGAATGTTATTATACCTTCATTTGCAGTAGGTAGGACTCAGGAAATATTATATGAATTAAATAAATATGTAGAAAATGAAGATTTGTTGGATATTAAAGTTTATATTGATAGTCCTTTAGCCATTCAAGCAACAAAGGTATTTGAGAGCCATAATGAGGATTATGACAATGAAGCAAAAGAACTTGTAATGAAGGGGGAGTATCCTTTTAGGTTTGATGGTTTGAGATTCTCAGTTTCTGCAAATGATTCAATGGAAATAAATAAAATTCAAAGCAATGTAATAGTTATCTCCGCAAGTGGCATGTGTGATGCAGGTAGAATAAAACATCATCTTAAATATAATTTGTGGAGAGAAGAATCATCAATTGTTTTTGTAGGGTATCAAGCAGAAGGAACCTTAGGACGGAATATAGTAGGTGGGGCAAAAACAGTTAAGATATTTGGAGAACAAATTGCTGTTAAAGCTCATATTTATAACTTAGAGGGATTATCAGGACACGCTGATAGAAATGGATTATTCAACTGGATAGAAGGGTTTATGGACAAACCAAAGGAAATTCTGCTTGTTCATGGAGATAAAGAAGCTCAGGATAGCTTTAAACAGTTATTGGATTCTAAGGGTTACAGCGCAAGAATTGTTGAAAGTGGAGAGGAATTTTATATAAACGAAAAAGCTAATAAAGTTAGCAAAATTGAAAAAACTTATGGAACTGATAAAGCTTATAAAACTTATAAAGCTGATGAAAATTTAAGAAAAAAATTGATAAAAGATATTAAAGCAATAAATAATATCGAAGGGCTAAAAAAGGTAGATTTACTTGATATTATAAAAGATATTATTTATGATGAAAAGGAATCTGACAATATTTTAAAATGA
- a CDS encoding Rrf2 family transcriptional regulator: MKISSRFTVAVHILSLLSIYPNPLPTSDMIAGSVNTNAVVIRRILGMLKSAGLVDMKRGTGGSYLTKHIEDINLLEVYKAVDVVDTGGLFQVHQNPNINCPIGANIQSVIEVTLFNAQESMENVLKNVTMLDVVSDFNEKINK; this comes from the coding sequence ATGAAAATAAGTAGTCGATTCACTGTAGCAGTCCACATACTATCTCTTCTATCAATTTATCCAAATCCATTGCCAACTTCAGATATGATTGCAGGCAGTGTGAATACTAACGCAGTGGTAATTAGAAGAATACTTGGAATGCTTAAAAGTGCAGGACTTGTTGATATGAAACGTGGAACAGGAGGTTCATATCTTACTAAGCATATTGAAGATATAAATTTATTAGAAGTATACAAAGCGGTAGATGTAGTGGACACTGGTGGTTTATTTCAAGTTCATCAAAATCCAAATATAAATTGTCCCATAGGTGCAAACATCCAATCTGTTATTGAAGTAACCTTGTTTAATGCGCAAGAATCAATGGAAAATGTTCTAAAAAATGTTACCATGCTTGATGTGGTTTCGGATTTTAATGAGAAAATCAATAAATAA
- the yaaA gene encoding peroxide stress protein YaaA, whose amino-acid sequence MITILSPAKTLRMDKAVNTSLCTNPIFIREASSLIKELIKYSPEDLEGLMKVNSKLAEQNFMRHITWEKEHNLSNGKQALLAYDGAVFKGLNADDLNERQLAFANEHLIILSGLYGALRPLDLIQPYRLEMGTKLKNKRGNNLYDFWGNKITTYIKKELLIKNDNTLINLASKEYSSIIDMSKINAKVITPVFKDYKNGTHKGITIYTKRARGLMSRFIIENHISLPSDLKKFNEEGYRYNEYLSSNVEFIFTR is encoded by the coding sequence ATGATTACAATATTATCGCCAGCGAAAACTTTGAGAATGGATAAAGCAGTTAATACTAGTTTATGTACTAATCCTATATTTATTAGGGAAGCAAGTAGCTTAATTAAGGAACTTATAAAATATTCCCCGGAAGACTTGGAAGGATTAATGAAAGTAAATAGTAAACTTGCAGAGCAAAATTTTATGAGACATATTACCTGGGAAAAAGAACATAATTTATCAAATGGTAAACAAGCATTACTTGCTTATGATGGAGCGGTATTTAAAGGATTAAATGCAGACGATTTAAATGAGCGGCAGTTAGCATTTGCTAATGAACATTTAATAATATTATCTGGTTTATATGGTGCACTTAGACCACTTGACTTAATACAACCTTACAGGTTAGAGATGGGAACTAAGCTTAAAAACAAAAGAGGTAATAACTTATATGATTTTTGGGGAAATAAGATTACTACATATATTAAAAAAGAATTATTGATAAAAAATGATAACACACTTATAAATTTAGCTTCAAAGGAGTATTCCTCAATTATAGATATGAGCAAAATAAATGCAAAGGTTATAACACCTGTGTTTAAGGATTATAAAAATGGAACGCATAAGGGTATAACTATTTACACAAAACGGGCAAGAGGACTTATGAGCCGGTTTATTATTGAAAATCATATTAGTTTGCCAAGTGATTTGAAAAAATTTAATGAAGAGGGATATAGGTATAATGAATATCTATCTTCAAATGTGGAATTCATATTTACAAGATAA
- a CDS encoding DsbA family protein — protein MKNKIYYVMDTMCGWCYGFSDVITKIHEKHKDKYDFEIIPGGMWVGDEVKEMDTSLGEYIKTNNIRVEALTSVHFGKAFNKNVLGGGNRVLDSLPGAKAMVLFQKLNRDMSFDFLKKMQEAFFVNGQDMNDITVYTKIAESFGISKGDFEEIFLSQELSEETFECFRKGQKLGVQSFPTVILEKGNKRTIIAQGYSSFEELDKILLRE, from the coding sequence ATGAAAAACAAAATATATTATGTTATGGATACAATGTGTGGATGGTGTTATGGTTTTAGTGATGTTATTACTAAAATCCATGAAAAACATAAGGATAAATATGACTTTGAAATAATACCTGGAGGTATGTGGGTCGGTGATGAAGTAAAAGAAATGGATACTTCTTTAGGTGAATATATAAAAACTAACAACATTAGAGTGGAGGCCTTAACTAGTGTTCACTTCGGTAAAGCCTTTAATAAAAATGTATTAGGTGGCGGTAATAGAGTTCTAGATAGCTTGCCAGGTGCAAAGGCAATGGTTCTCTTTCAAAAATTAAATAGAGATATGTCCTTTGATTTCCTAAAAAAAATGCAAGAAGCATTTTTCGTAAACGGTCAAGATATGAATGATATTACTGTTTATACTAAAATCGCCGAAAGTTTTGGTATTTCTAAAGGAGACTTTGAAGAAATATTTCTTTCACAAGAATTGAGTGAAGAAACTTTTGAATGCTTTAGAAAAGGTCAAAAATTAGGGGTACAGAGTTTTCCAACAGTTATTCTTGAAAAAGGAAACAAAAGAACAATCATCGCTCAAGGCTATAGCAGTTTTGAAGAACTTGATAAAATTCTATTAAGGGAATAA
- the ltrA gene encoding group II intron reverse transcriptase/maturase, which produces MKDTKKYDKSRQLHKEGSLRENRVELKGNVEVHSISSISEEGRNGVNRYGNDLLEQILSRDNMNKAYKRVKANKGSHGIDGLTVDELLHHLKEHGQELRQLLLENRYRPQAVRRVEIPKPDGGIRLLGIPTVVDRVVQQAISQVLIPIYEKKFSDNSYGFRPLRSAKQAVEKCRGYINAGHTWTVNIDLSKYFDTINHDKLIRILSEDIKDSRVISLIRKYLQSGVMINGVFMNTGEGAPQGGPLSPLLSNIMLNELDVELTKRGLNFCRYADDGVPRKRGKQLVRVA; this is translated from the coding sequence TTGAAAGATACGAAGAAATATGATAAAAGCAGACAACTTCATAAAGAAGGCTCTCTACGAGAGAATAGAGTGGAACTCAAAGGTAACGTAGAAGTGCATAGTATTTCTTCTATATCAGAAGAAGGAAGAAACGGTGTAAATAGATACGGTAATGATTTGCTCGAGCAAATATTATCGAGAGATAATATGAATAAAGCATATAAAAGAGTAAAGGCCAATAAAGGAAGTCATGGTATTGATGGTTTGACAGTAGATGAACTTTTACATCACCTGAAAGAGCATGGACAAGAACTAAGGCAATTATTACTGGAAAATAGATATAGACCTCAAGCAGTAAGAAGGGTAGAAATACCCAAACCTGATGGGGGAATTAGACTACTTGGAATACCTACTGTAGTAGATAGAGTTGTTCAACAAGCGATTTCACAAGTTCTAATCCCAATATATGAAAAGAAATTTTCAGATAATAGTTATGGTTTTAGGCCTTTAAGAAGTGCAAAGCAAGCTGTTGAAAAATGCAGGGGATATATCAATGCTGGACATACATGGACAGTAAATATAGACCTTTCAAAATACTTTGATACGATAAATCATGATAAATTAATTAGGATACTATCGGAAGATATTAAAGATAGTAGAGTAATTTCTCTGATACGAAAGTATCTACAAAGTGGAGTTATGATAAATGGGGTATTTATGAATACTGGAGAAGGAGCACCTCAAGGTGGACCCTTGTCCCCATTATTAAGTAACATAATGTTAAATGAACTTGATGTAGAACTAACAAAGCGAGGACTAAACTTTTGTAGATATGCTGATGATGGTGTGCCACGAAAGCGTGGTAAGCAACTCGTAAGAGTTGCTTAA
- a CDS encoding group II intron maturase-specific domain-containing protein, whose protein sequence is MNSISRFIEEKLKLKVNKEKSTVDRPWKLKFLGFSFYRTKGEYRMRVPQKPIDKFRAKLKELTSRSNAMSMEYRFRKLKQVIVGWVNYFAIADIKTILKTLDEWLRRRIRMCFWKQWKKIKTKHENLIKLGLTSNKAWQYANTRKSYWRTSNSPILAKTITNKYLKKIGLASMSEIYLLKH, encoded by the coding sequence ATGAATAGTATCTCAAGATTTATTGAGGAAAAGTTAAAGCTTAAAGTGAATAAAGAAAAGAGTACAGTAGATAGACCTTGGAAACTTAAATTTTTAGGATTTTCGTTTTACCGAACAAAAGGTGAATATAGAATGAGAGTTCCTCAAAAACCTATAGATAAATTCAGAGCAAAGCTAAAGGAATTAACTTCAAGAAGTAATGCGATGAGCATGGAATATAGATTTAGAAAACTCAAGCAGGTAATAGTAGGATGGGTAAACTATTTTGCTATTGCAGATATTAAAACTATTCTTAAAACACTTGATGAATGGTTAAGACGAAGGATTAGAATGTGTTTTTGGAAACAGTGGAAGAAAATTAAAACAAAGCATGAAAACCTTATTAAATTAGGTTTAACAAGCAATAAAGCTTGGCAGTATGCAAACACAAGAAAAAGCTATTGGAGAACATCCAACAGCCCAATATTAGCCAAAACAATAACTAATAAATACCTTAAAAAGATAGGTTTAGCCTCCATGTCTGAAATATATTTATTAAAACATTAA
- the pepF gene encoding oligoendopeptidase F yields the protein MKTALKERKDVDKSLTWDLSSLYLAEKQYDLALQGLEELTLAIERNYKHKLNNASIINDCLDKMRVVMESEDLVENYASLKVSTDQSNEENQARYMKSINILADLENRLSFVESEINEVDDKIIDQAIEESKENRNYLSKIKRFKKHSLHPEVEMVLSALSGTLDSAYSTYDTTKLSDMDFKNFIVDGTEYPLSFVLFEDEWEYETDTKIRRAAFKAFSSKLGEYKNTVAALYQTHVQKEKTLATLRGFDSVIDSLLFPQQVERELYDRQIDIIMEKLAPHMRKYAKSLQKIHKIDEMTFADLKLEVDPSYEPTISVEESKKYVEGALSVLGEDYVEMVKKAYDEKWIDFAKNKGKSTGGFCATPYGSHPLILLSWSEKMKEVFVLAHELGHAGHFTLINKNQNIFNAQPSLYFIEAPSTMNEMLMSNYLMKTNEEPRFKRWVLSSMISRTYYHNFVTHLLEAAYQREVYKIIDAGGSVQATNLNEIKKGVLKKFWGDCVKIVDGAELTWMRQPHYYMGLYPYTYSAGLTIATQVSNRILKEGQPAVDDWRKVLKAGGTKSPIELAKMAGVDITTDKPLLDTIEYIGNIIDEIIKLTQDME from the coding sequence ATGAAAACAGCATTAAAAGAAAGAAAGGATGTAGATAAGTCACTTACTTGGGATTTATCTTCACTATACTTAGCGGAGAAGCAATATGATTTAGCGTTGCAAGGGTTAGAGGAACTTACTCTAGCAATAGAAAGAAATTATAAACATAAACTGAATAACGCTAGTATTATAAATGATTGTTTGGATAAAATGAGGGTTGTTATGGAAAGTGAGGATCTTGTAGAGAATTATGCAAGTCTTAAAGTTTCTACAGATCAATCAAACGAGGAAAATCAAGCTAGATATATGAAGTCTATTAACATATTAGCTGATTTAGAAAACAGACTAAGTTTTGTAGAAAGTGAAATTAATGAAGTAGATGATAAAATAATAGATCAAGCAATTGAAGAATCAAAAGAAAATAGAAATTATTTAAGCAAGATAAAAAGATTTAAAAAACATTCATTACACCCAGAAGTTGAAATGGTGTTATCTGCTTTATCAGGGACATTAGATTCTGCTTATTCCACATATGATACAACTAAACTAAGTGATATGGATTTTAAAAATTTTATTGTAGATGGCACTGAATATCCTCTTAGCTTTGTATTGTTTGAGGATGAATGGGAGTATGAGACTGATACTAAAATTAGAAGAGCGGCTTTTAAAGCATTTTCTTCAAAACTAGGAGAATATAAAAATACAGTAGCAGCGCTTTATCAAACTCATGTTCAAAAAGAAAAAACATTAGCTACTCTTAGAGGATTTGATTCTGTTATAGATAGTTTATTATTTCCTCAACAGGTAGAGAGAGAATTATATGATAGACAAATAGATATAATTATGGAAAAGTTAGCACCGCATATGAGGAAATATGCAAAATCGTTACAAAAAATTCATAAAATTGATGAAATGACATTTGCAGATTTAAAGCTTGAGGTGGACCCAAGCTATGAGCCAACAATATCTGTGGAGGAATCAAAGAAATATGTTGAGGGAGCATTATCAGTATTAGGTGAAGATTATGTAGAAATGGTAAAGAAAGCTTATGATGAAAAATGGATTGACTTTGCTAAAAACAAAGGAAAATCAACAGGTGGATTTTGTGCTACTCCTTATGGTAGTCATCCTCTAATTTTACTATCTTGGTCTGAGAAAATGAAAGAAGTATTTGTACTTGCTCATGAATTAGGTCATGCAGGTCATTTCACGTTAATTAATAAAAATCAAAATATTTTTAATGCGCAGCCCTCATTATATTTTATTGAAGCGCCATCCACTATGAATGAAATGCTTATGTCAAATTATCTTATGAAAACAAATGAGGAACCTAGATTTAAGAGATGGGTTTTATCTTCTATGATTAGCCGTACTTACTACCATAACTTTGTAACCCATTTATTAGAGGCAGCGTATCAAAGAGAAGTTTATAAAATAATAGATGCAGGTGGAAGTGTGCAAGCCACAAATCTTAATGAAATAAAAAAAGGAGTTCTTAAAAAATTCTGGGGAGACTGCGTGAAAATTGTGGATGGCGCAGAGCTTACCTGGATGAGACAGCCACATTATTATATGGGACTTTATCCATATACATATAGTGCTGGACTTACTATAGCTACGCAGGTAAGTAACAGAATTTTAAAAGAGGGGCAGCCAGCTGTAGATGACTGGAGAAAAGTATTAAAAGCAGGAGGAACTAAATCTCCCATAGAACTTGCTAAAATGGCAGGAGTAGATATAACAACTGACAAACCTCTATTAGATACTATAGAATATATAGGAAATATAATTGATGAAATAATAAAACTTACACAAGATATGGAGTGA
- a CDS encoding aspartyl-phosphate phosphatase Spo0E family protein, with translation MKGMMLMMLMSNIMLTIENLREELENLIILKGLSHTSVLKLSQILDNYILEYYTNEY, from the coding sequence ATGAAGGGAATGATGTTAATGATGTTAATGAGTAATATCATGCTTACTATAGAAAATTTAAGAGAAGAATTAGAAAACCTTATCATACTAAAAGGGCTAAGTCATACATCAGTATTAAAATTAAGCCAAATATTAGATAATTATATATTAGAATATTATACAAATGAATATTAA
- the ltrA gene encoding group II intron reverse transcriptase/maturase, with translation MMETKPFNISKRAVVTAYEKVKANKGTYGVDGQSIEDFEKNLKNNLYKIWNRMSSGSYFPQPVKAVAIPKKSGGTRLLGIPTVEDRIAQMLVKLYFEPEVEPMFYEDSYGYRPNKSAIQAIDVTRKRCWRKDWVLEFDIKGLFDNIKHDILIKMVKKHTNEEWIILYIQRWLTAPFQMENRELVPRISGTPQGGVISPVLANLFLHYVFDDFITKEFKTIPWARYADDGVAHCVSLKQAKYLQKRLQERFEEYGLQLNLDKTKIVYCKDDDRNGDYPNISFDFLGYTFKPRGAKSKYGKYFTSFLPAIADNAKKRIRKEVRSWRVQLKVDKDLWDISSMFNKKIQGWINYYTHFYKTEMYAVLRYINNALVKWVRRKYKKRKHRRRAEYWLGSIAKRDRNLFAHWKMGILPTAE, from the coding sequence ATGATGGAAACAAAGCCGTTTAATATTTCTAAAAGAGCTGTAGTTACAGCTTACGAAAAGGTTAAAGCAAACAAGGGAACATATGGAGTTGATGGACAGTCAATTGAAGATTTTGAGAAGAATTTGAAAAATAATCTATATAAAATCTGGAATAGGATGTCGTCAGGAAGTTATTTTCCTCAACCTGTAAAAGCAGTTGCAATTCCGAAGAAAAGTGGAGGAACTAGATTACTAGGGATACCAACTGTTGAAGATAGAATTGCACAAATGCTAGTTAAACTATACTTTGAACCAGAAGTAGAGCCCATGTTTTATGAAGATTCCTACGGATATAGACCTAATAAATCTGCAATACAAGCAATTGATGTTACAAGAAAAAGGTGTTGGAGGAAGGATTGGGTCCTTGAATTTGATATAAAGGGACTATTTGATAATATCAAACATGACATTTTAATTAAAATGGTAAAGAAACACACAAATGAAGAATGGATTATTCTATATATTCAAAGGTGGTTAACTGCACCATTTCAAATGGAAAATAGAGAACTAGTGCCAAGAATTTCAGGAACTCCGCAAGGGGGTGTCATAAGTCCAGTACTTGCGAATCTGTTTTTACATTATGTGTTTGATGATTTTATAACAAAAGAATTCAAAACAATTCCGTGGGCTAGATACGCAGATGATGGAGTAGCACACTGTGTATCCCTAAAACAGGCTAAATATCTACAAAAACGGTTGCAAGAAAGGTTCGAAGAATACGGATTGCAACTGAACCTTGATAAAACAAAGATTGTATACTGTAAAGATGATGATAGAAACGGAGATTATCCAAATATATCATTTGATTTTCTAGGGTATACATTTAAGCCTAGAGGCGCAAAAAGTAAATATGGAAAGTATTTTACAAGTTTCTTACCAGCGATAGCAGATAATGCAAAGAAAAGAATTAGGAAAGAGGTAAGAAGTTGGAGGGTACAGTTGAAGGTAGATAAAGACTTGTGGGATATATCAAGTATGTTTAATAAAAAGATACAGGGGTGGATTAATTATTATACACATTTCTATAAAACGGAAATGTATGCAGTATTAAGATATATCAATAATGCTTTAGTAAAATGGGTTCGAAGAAAGTATAAGAAACGAAAACACAGACGAAGAGCAGAATATTGGTTAGGGAGTATTGCAAAAAGAGATAGAAATTTGTTTGCACATTGGAAAATGGGAATATTACCAACAGCCGAATGA
- a CDS encoding pectate lyase family protein — MVKKPLTSDQVKKISKQLMLAVLASSMVMTTCLSASASTYNLSSVSLENTQSVGNTVSILESNGWLESANVEWTEAKGATGYNVYCKLASASDSEYKQLDNQLIRKYSSYFRADVLGLSQGDYVMKIVPTINNKEASLEQVITKTIKVKANTREGFAFASGSPMGTGSGGYKDDGTVASNAQIVYITSSNVNKVTANVITNIKGTATLCTGITDILAKRQKGYDKRPLIIRMVGEIKADDITGLNSTGYLQLKGCYNVTFEGVGEDATAYGWGVLIRDSHNVELRNMGVMLFPDDGISLDTGNENIWVHNNDIFYGAAGSDADQVKGDGSCDVKKSTYVTVAYNHFYDSGKCSLCGMSDTENFYVTYHHNWFDHSDSRQPRIRVGTIHIYNNYFDGNSKYGVGVTKGASAFVEDNYFRNCKYPMLSSLQGSDISGGSVGTFSGEEGGMIKAYNNKVEGATKLVYSKDDATQFDAYLASARNEQVPSTYKSVSGGNTYNNFDTSSLMYKYVPDAPQNVESNVTTYAGRVDGGDFKWNFTDADDVKSEVNTELMSKIKNYKSELVSVGGNSVGETRYWTK, encoded by the coding sequence ATGGTAAAAAAACCATTAACAAGTGATCAAGTAAAAAAAATTTCAAAACAACTAATGTTAGCTGTATTAGCATCATCTATGGTGATGACAACATGTTTAAGTGCCAGCGCTTCAACATATAATTTAAGTTCTGTATCATTAGAAAACACACAAAGTGTGGGAAATACAGTATCAATATTAGAAAGTAATGGGTGGTTGGAGTCAGCAAATGTTGAGTGGACTGAGGCTAAAGGTGCAACTGGGTATAATGTTTATTGTAAATTAGCAAGTGCTTCAGATTCTGAATATAAACAATTAGATAATCAATTAATTAGAAAATATTCATCATATTTTAGAGCAGATGTCTTAGGTCTTTCACAAGGCGATTATGTGATGAAAATAGTGCCTACTATAAATAATAAAGAAGCTAGTTTAGAACAAGTAATTACAAAAACTATTAAAGTAAAAGCAAATACAAGAGAAGGGTTTGCGTTTGCTTCTGGATCACCTATGGGTACAGGCTCAGGTGGATATAAAGATGATGGTACAGTAGCAAGTAATGCTCAAATTGTGTATATTACATCAAGTAATGTAAATAAAGTAACAGCAAATGTTATAACAAATATTAAGGGAACCGCAACACTGTGTACAGGCATTACTGATATTTTAGCAAAACGTCAAAAGGGTTATGATAAACGCCCACTTATTATTCGTATGGTAGGCGAAATTAAAGCTGATGATATTACTGGTCTTAATAGTACTGGATATTTACAATTAAAAGGGTGTTACAATGTAACATTCGAGGGCGTAGGGGAAGATGCTACCGCTTATGGATGGGGAGTTCTTATTAGAGATTCTCACAATGTAGAACTTAGAAATATGGGTGTCATGTTATTTCCAGATGATGGAATTTCACTTGATACAGGAAATGAAAACATTTGGGTCCATAATAATGATATTTTTTATGGGGCAGCTGGAAGTGATGCTGACCAAGTAAAGGGTGATGGCTCTTGTGATGTAAAAAAATCAACTTATGTTACAGTTGCATACAATCATTTTTATGATTCTGGTAAATGTTCACTTTGTGGTATGAGTGACACGGAAAATTTCTATGTAACTTATCATCATAATTGGTTCGATCACTCAGATTCAAGGCAACCACGTATTAGAGTTGGGACAATTCACATTTATAATAACTATTTTGATGGAAATTCAAAATATGGAGTTGGTGTTACAAAAGGCGCGTCAGCTTTTGTAGAAGATAACTATTTCAGAAATTGTAAATATCCAATGCTATCATCTCTACAAGGTTCTGATATTTCTGGTGGCAGTGTAGGGACTTTCTCAGGTGAAGAAGGAGGTATGATTAAGGCATATAATAATAAAGTAGAGGGAGCTACAAAACTTGTTTATTCTAAGGATGATGCAACTCAATTTGATGCATATTTAGCATCGGCAAGAAATGAACAAGTTCCAAGCACATATAAATCTGTAAGTGGAGGAAATACGTATAATAATTTTGATACAAGTTCATTAATGTATAAATATGTACCAGATGCACCACAAAATGTAGAAAGTAACGTCACTACTTATGCAGGAAGAGTAGATGGTGGAGATTTTAAGTGGAATTTCACAGATGCTGATGATGTAAAATCTGAAGTAAATACTGAATTAATGAGTAAAATTAAGAATTATAAATCTGAGTTAGTATCTGTTGGAGGAAATTCAGTAGGTGAAACAAGGTACTGGACAAAATAA